CGAAAATTGCTGATGACTGTATCCATTTAATCAATGAAATTGCTAAAGGTAAGCCCGAACATGAGTTAGATAAGTTAGAAGGCATATTTATTAAAACGAGCTACTTTGAGTATATGTTTTGGGATATGGCAGAAAATATTTCGATGTGGCCAGTATCAAAATTAGCTAACGTTTAATTGATAAACGATTGATGCGGAGAAGACTTCAATACATCTCCGCCTTCATGTAAGGAGTAAATATATGTCTCAAGAAAATAAAACTGCAATTAAATTTGACGAAGTATCTTTTCAATATGGACGAGGACACGATGAAAGACCTATTTTAAATAAACTGACTTTTTCGATTCCAAAAGGAGAGTTCGTCAGCATCGTTGGAGCTAGCGGTTCAGGAAAGTCCACCATTTTCCGATTAATCGTCGGTCTTGAACAACCTAATGAGGGCGATATTTACTTAAATGGACGTATTGAACAATCTCGATTTGGAAAAGTCGGCTATATGCCACAACAAGATTTGCTAATGCCTTGGAGAACTATTAGACAAAATGCCCAGCTCGTTCCTGAAATTAAAAGGAAACGTGACGATAAACAAGTGCAGATACTTCTAAAAGAGTTTGGACTAGAAGGATACGAAGACAAATACCCCCACGAATTATCTGGTGGTATGAAACAGCGGGTTTCATTTTTGCGGGCAACTTTATCTGGATCTGATATTCTTTTACTCGATGAGCCATTTTCCGCCCTAGATGCAATGACAAAGATGTATATGCAAGAATGGTTATTAGAACAATGGGAAAAACAACATTCGACCATCTTATTCATTACACACGATATATCCGAAGCGTTGTTTTTATCAGATCGAGTCTATATCGTAAAAGAAACGCCGATTACTTCATTACACTCGATTGAAGTTCCATTAAATAGACCACGCACTAGGAATGATTTAGATAAAAAAGAAGTCATATTATTAAAAAATCAACTAATCGAACAGTTCAGAACGAGGATGTCATGATGCGAAATTCTATCAGTTCATTCATATTTATATTGATATTGCTAACGATCTGGGAAATCGGTGCACGAATGGTGGATAAAAGTTTCATCTTACCTACACCTACAGATATTGTATGGACCTTGTGGGAACTGAAAGAAGTATTATTGTTACATCACCTGCCTATTACATTAAGCGTCATTGCAATCGGACTATCTATTTCAATTGTATTAGGTATTAGTTTAGCAATTAGTATGAATCTATTTAAAAGTTTAGAAAAAATGTTTTATCCAATTTTAATAATGTCTCAGACGATTCCGATCATTGCACTTGCTCCAATTTTCGTCTTATGGTTTGGCTATTCGATTTGGAGTAAAGTAGTCGTCACAATTATTATTACCTTTTTCCCGATTACAGTCAGCACTTTCGATGGCTTTCGTTCAACGAATTATCAATTAAAAGAATTATTACAATCCATGGGAGCTAATAAAAGACAAATCTTTTTTAAACTTGAAGTACCTTCTGCTTTACCTTCATTTTTCTCAGGTATGAAAGTTGCCGTACCGATGAGTGTGATTGGAGCTGCTATTGGTGAATGGCTAGGAGCTCAAGCAGGGTTAGGTTATTTTAGCCGTCGAATGATGACTCAATTTGATGGAGCCGGTGTATTTGCTCCGATTGTCATCTTATCATTAATAGGTATGCTGTTATTTGCTATTGTCGTTTTTTTAGAAAAAATTTTTATGAAATGGAGAGTTTATGATGAGAAGTAGAATGATGCTATTTTCCCTTATGTTAATAACAATATTGATGCTCGTTGCTTGCAATGAAGATGAAACAGAGAGCAAGGATGCTAGAGAGTCAACAACAAATGATGAAAAAGAAACCGTCTCGATTATGTTAGATTGGTATCCAAATGCTGTACATAGTTATTTATATGTAGCCCAGGAAAAAGGATATTTTGAGGAAGAAAATATCGTTGTTACATTTCAATTCCCAGCGAATCCGACAGATCCATTAACCTTGGCCGCTTCTGGAAAAGTAACGATGGGCCTTTATTATCAGCCAGATGTTATAATGGCGAAGGCGAATGAAGATATTCCAATTAAAGCCGTTGCGGCAGTCGTTCGTGAACCATTAAACCACGTCGTATATCGAGAAGATAATCCAATTCATTCACCAAAAGAATTAGTCGATAAAAAAGTTGGTTACCCTGGTATTCCAATTAATGAAGCGTTAGTCAAAACGATCGTTGAACATGATGGTGGGAACTATGATGAGCTTGAAATGATTAACGTTGAATTCGAATTAGGTTCTTCTTTAATCTCTGAACAAGTCGACGCCGTTAGTGGAATGTTCGTCAACCATGAAGTACCTTTAT
The sequence above is a segment of the Desulfofalx alkaliphila DSM 12257 genome. Coding sequences within it:
- a CDS encoding ABC transporter ATP-binding protein, giving the protein MSQENKTAIKFDEVSFQYGRGHDERPILNKLTFSIPKGEFVSIVGASGSGKSTIFRLIVGLEQPNEGDIYLNGRIEQSRFGKVGYMPQQDLLMPWRTIRQNAQLVPEIKRKRDDKQVQILLKEFGLEGYEDKYPHELSGGMKQRVSFLRATLSGSDILLLDEPFSALDAMTKMYMQEWLLEQWEKQHSTILFITHDISEALFLSDRVYIVKETPITSLHSIEVPLNRPRTRNDLDKKEVILLKNQLIEQFRTRMS
- a CDS encoding ABC transporter substrate-binding protein gives rise to the protein MRSRMMLFSLMLITILMLVACNEDETESKDARESTTNDEKETVSIMLDWYPNAVHSYLYVAQEKGYFEEENIVVTFQFPANPTDPLTLAASGKVTMGLYYQPDVIMAKANEDIPIKAVAAVVREPLNHVVYREDNPIHSPKELVDKKVGYPGIPINEALVKTIVEHDGGNYDELEMINVEFELGSSLISEQVDAVSGMFVNHEVPLLRSQGYEVDYINPVDYGVPSYYEVVAVTSDETWENNQETIKAFWRAARKGFDDMIDNPEEALDILLSNQDEANFPLDKEVETESMNILLPKMKSEAGFANQEKESWEVTAKWLKEYGLIDEVPNIDDLIISIEP
- a CDS encoding ABC transporter permease, which codes for MRNSISSFIFILILLTIWEIGARMVDKSFILPTPTDIVWTLWELKEVLLLHHLPITLSVIAIGLSISIVLGISLAISMNLFKSLEKMFYPILIMSQTIPIIALAPIFVLWFGYSIWSKVVVTIIITFFPITVSTFDGFRSTNYQLKELLQSMGANKRQIFFKLEVPSALPSFFSGMKVAVPMSVIGAAIGEWLGAQAGLGYFSRRMMTQFDGAGVFAPIVILSLIGMLLFAIVVFLEKIFMKWRVYDEK